One Panicum virgatum strain AP13 chromosome 9K, P.virgatum_v5, whole genome shotgun sequence genomic region harbors:
- the LOC120652183 gene encoding probable trehalose-phosphate phosphatase 9 has protein sequence MTKHGVVLGPEDAVVPAAAAAARHFSFPPPRTGGDSCRKLAAQVDLGAAVMGSWLDSMKASSPRHRLRAPLTGAADAEHDDWMERHPSALDRFDALAAAAKGKQVAVFLDYDGTLSPIVEDPDRAVMTDEMREAVRGVAARFPTAIVSGRCCDKVFGFVRLAELYYAGSHGMDIRGPTAGPNHHGEEGKSVLCQPASEFLPVIEEAHGALVGRVEASIPGAKVENNKFCLSVHFRCVEEAAWGALFEQVRAVLRDYPDLRLTQGRKVLEVRPMVKWDKGKALEFLLDSLGYAERSDVFPIYIGDDRTDEDAFKVLRSRGQGAGILVSKFPKETGASFSLREPAEVRDFLRRLVDANTT, from the exons ATGACGAAGCACGGCGTGGTGCTCGGCCCCGAGGACGCCgtcgtcccggcggcggcggcggccgcgcggcatTTCTCGTTCCCGCCGCCGAGGACGGGGGGCGACTCGTGCAGGAAGCTGGCGGCGCAGGTCGACCTCGGCGCCGCCGTGATGGGATCCTGGCTCGACTCCATGAAGGCCTCCTCGCCCAGGCACAGGCTCAGGGCGCCCCTgaccggcgccgccgacgcggaGCACGACGACTGGATG GAGCGGCACCCGTCGGCATTGGACCGGTTCgacgcgctggcggcggcggccaaggggAAGCAGGTCGCCGTGTTCCTGGACTACGACGGCACGCTGTCCCCGATCGTCGAGGACCCCGACCGCGCCGTCATGACCGACGAG ATGAGGGAGGCggtgcgcggcgtggcggcgcgctTCCCGACGGCGATCGTCAGCGGGCGTTGCTGTGACAAG GTGTTCGGCTTCGTGCGGCTGGCGGAGCTCTACTACGCCGGGAGCCACGGGATGGACATCCGAGGGCCCACCGCCGGCCCCAACCACCACGGCGAG GAGGGCAAGTCGGTGCTGTGCCAGCCGGCGAGCGAGTTCCTACCGGTGATCGAGGAGGCGCACGGCGCGCTGGTGGGGCGGGTGGAGGCGTCGATCCCGGGCGCCAAGGTGGAGAACAACAAGTTCTGCCTCTCCGTGCACTTCCGCTGCGTGGAGGAGGCCGCCTGGGGCGCGCTGTTCGAGCAGGTCCGCGCCGTGCTCAGGGACTACCCGGACCTCCGCCTCACCCAGGGCCGCAAGGTGCTCGAGGTCCGCCCCATGGTCAAGTGGGACAAGGGCAAGGCCCTCGAGTTCCTCCTCGACTCGCTCG GTTACGCGGAGCGCAGCGACGTGTTCCCGATCTACATCGGCGACGACCGCACCGACGAGGACGCGTTCAAG GTGCTGCGCAGCCGGGGGCAGGGCGCAGGGATCCTCGTGTCCAAGTTCCCCAAGGAGACCGGCGCGTCCTTCTCCCTCCGCGAGCCGGCCGAGGTCAGGGACTTCCTGCGCAGGCTCGTCGACGCCAACACCACCTGA